The region TGGAATactatgttactcggactcggCTAGAAGTGTCCAACTTGGACACATGTCCAAGTATCGGACTCCGCAACATTTGAAAAATATTAATGTTTTTGGCCTAAAATAAGTGTCAAAATCCGAGTATTCATGTCCGAGTGTCAAGTGTACGACACGGGTAAAATGAAGAGTCCGAGCAAGATAGTATTCCACATACCATTTCTTGTTGAACATATACACAGATAGATATTTAAAGAAACATAAGTAAGATCCTCCATATATTATGTAACTAATGACCAAATAAATCCCGTTATTTGTGATCAGAATGGCTAGGTCTATTCATCTTACAAAAATCTTAGCCTCCGTAGAACATATGAGAAATGAAGATACTGATAACGTATCAGGGGAATCTAAGTTCTAACATGGTCAACTGGAAAGATTAGGCAGCTACAGTAGAAAGTTGGATCTAAGAATAACTTATAAAAAAGGCAAAAAGTATCTTTGTGCGATACATATCTACAGCTTATATAAAACAGAGAAAAATTAGAAAACACAATAATAGGCTCAAACTATTAATCAAGTCGGAAAAAAAACAGTTTTTTTACCATAACTTCACCGTAAGAATGTAAATATCATAAAGCTACATCTTCAAGACTTCAACCCATACATAATCCGGGCTATATAACCCGATAAAGATAAAGACTATACTACAAGGAAGTTTCCAATCTGTTGCTTTTTAGTTCAAACTCATGTGCATTTGTATCCTTCCCGGAAGGGGGAAGGGGAAATCCAAAGTAATAAATTTAAAAagaattcagttccattattgGAAGTGAACTTACTCTCTTGACTCCCTATCAAAATGAATTACTTTGACAATGAACCAATCATCTTTATCAGCATCCTCTAGCCTGACCCTAGCTGCTACCTAAAACAAGAAAAAGTTAACCGCTTCAGATAGAAATACAGTTAGGGTGTCGCACTGCCGGCACAAGATTATACGATAGTAACAACATCCTCTAACATTGTGAAGCAGCaaagtaaataattttttgaaGCAAACATGGAAATTCATATAGATGTACATATTGTGTAATGCATACTTGttcaccctttaaacttgcaagGGCGTCCAGGTGGTTCCGCATCGAAGGGGACACTCTTGATATTTCTGAATCAATcttcattcttttcttttttgGCTCATTACCTTCTGCAATTCGCAGATCAGGAAAATTAAGGCCATTCACTATTATTCAGATCAATTCAGAAATTCAAATTACGAATCACAAAAAAACAGTTTGTCCCCTTCCCCCTAAAAAAATATCCTGGTGCCCAGGCGCTATGGTTTGCCACAGCCCAAGGAGAATGGCAACTGCCTTAAAGCATCTCCAATAGAGGTTGCCAAGGGGTTGCCAAATCTTATGTTGCATGGCACCCTTGGTTGCCAACCTATTGGAGTTGTATGGTTGCCAAGAGGTTGCCTACCAAGGTTGCCAAAACTTGGCAACTTCCTAAAATGGTTAAAATACATATACAAATGCAAAAAGTTTATATTAATAATACCCTTTTTAGTTTATGAGTCATTTACAATTTAATTTAAGGGACCACACAGGCAACAATTAAAGGTTGCTAACTATTGGAGTAGAATGTTGCCAAGTTGATATAAAATtgagtgaaaataaaatattaatatatatgatgATTTGGCAAAGTTGGCAACTAGCTTGACAACCCCTTATTGGAGATGCTCATACTTCCGTTCTCTGAGGCAATCCGGACACCATACCATTATTCACCATAAGATGCTATACGGCAGTCATGGCGTTTCCAAATGGACACCATAACAAGCATGAAGATTAAATACTTAACCCATCTCCCATGATATATCTTTTACCGGAACCATATTTGAAAAGACAAGAAAGCAGAAAATATAACGGGTTGGACATATTAGGTTCTCCCAAAAATCTGTTTGCAAAAAATTAGGGCACAGTTTAGGTGACAGAAAAAAATTACCTGTCCACCTGATATTTATAATGATATCACCACGTAACCAACATATATGCTAAATTGTATCTAAATGTTAAAATGAATGACTTGGAAATAAACTTAGCATGTAACAAGTTAAAGGCAACAATACAAACATTTCACTATCCACTTAAAAACAGCATAGGGTTTCTACAACCCACCTACTCTTCTTCGTTGTTGTCCTGGAGGTCCAGATGGTTGCAGAGTATCCAGTTGACCAATCAATTGAGTGGCAATACTGCACGCAAGTAAGTAATAGTCACTATCTAACATATTAAGAAGGTTAAGGAGTTACTAAAATAGAAATACAATAAGTTGTCTGGAAGTTAATCCaagtttttttcttttttctgatAAATTAACACAAGTTTAAATTAAACAAAAGTTAAAGCTCGATATATAAGTTAAAACAAGGTGACATGGGCATTACAAAcactttaaataataatttcTACATGTCTtgcttaaatataaaaaaatagaaGAATAATGTACATATATGTATGTGAAATAGGCATACCTCACTTCACTTTCAGAAAGGTCTTTTGTTTGAGTGTACAACATCTTGAGCCTAGACAGTGAAGTATCACCAGGCTTCTCAACCACCTCAGGGGCTGCATCACCATGTGCAATAATTGTGAGAATGCAAAATATAGAATATGAGATAAGCTAGATCAAAAGTTTGTGACATAACCACGATACTGAATATCACAAGGCAAACCAGGATATGAGAAGAAATAGAAGTTCGCAAAAATGAAAGCAGTTAAAATCATTGTTGCAGACATTAACAGGAAAATCAGAACAGTCAATCAAACCATATACAGACAACTAAATAGCAACTATGATTGAGTACCAACAAATGAATAATAAACTACTAGAGAATATCCTGGATTTATATTAGTCGAAATTTGCTTCCTCAATCCTCATACAAACTCAACCTAATTTATCCACTAGACTATATCTGAGAAGCTATATCAGAACTTACTCCATCGCAAAATGTCACATTTTTCTtacatttaattatttaaaactaATCAATACAACCCCAGGTAGGAACATAGTTTTTCAAACTGCCTGCATATAACCCTATGTAAACAAAAAATAATCAATGTGACCTTGATAAAGCAACAGAGAGAGGTCATTGTTATTCACAAGGCATCCAAATCACTTTCATGACACATCCGCCAAGGAACAGAAAGACATCATCGAAAGCCTCACTTTCATTTGGTAGACAATTAGAAAACACATTTCAGATGAAATTTTGACACCACAAGTCAATCAATCACTTACAATCTACAAGCCTAAAAAGATTGTGACATAATAAATATGTTACTCTATATTTACAGAAACATCAAGAAGTCGAAAACTCCAAGTCTCATCCACTAAGAAACAACTCAAGTTGCAACATTTACATAAAAAAAAACATGAAATTGGGCATCAAATAATTCAAGTAATCAACAAAAGCCACCAACATAAAACAAACATAAATATATAGGAAGTGATAAAAATCAAAACTTTGGGGAAATTAATAAGAAAAAATAAAGGGGGGGGGGGTACTGGTTTGGAGCTTCTTGTGCATCTTATTGATTTCAATAAGAACATCTTCTTGTTCTTTCCTTAATCGATCAAGCTCCTTGGCATTGTCCATTATCCCGCTTACGTCAGGCGATGACGCCATTTCTATTTTCTACTGGGGAACAAACAAACAAACAGGTAGGGGACTGAAGTTTCAGGTGATGGGTTAATTTTAGTATGACGACAACACCACTTCAGTTTGTGTGTGTTTTTCAGATTACACTGCAATAATGAATCATGTCATGTGTACCAACGAATATTCCCAAAATTGAACTTGGTACTTTTGGTTTACTTGGATTTTTCATTTTCTACtcaatttaaatttatttatttatttctcaAATACTTTATTTTATAGTTTTTTTGAAGTTTTGTGTTCCCTGTATTGATATTGGAAATTATGTGTTCCGATTTCCgaacaatatttatttttgtaCATACAAGTAATGAGAACACAAAAAGAAAATTAAGTGTATGCGCATTTTGGGTAAAAGTATCATCTTAAATTTGTGTGATAAGCCATATTTTTTATGAAGATATTCTTTAACAAGTCTCCTTTTTTTCAAGTTATTTTTATTGttatttgatatttttttatGAAGATATTCTTTAAAAAGTCTCCTTTTTCAAGTTATTTTTATTATCATTTGATAAATGTTTCACAGAGTCTAAAAAGGGTATATCCAATTgaaattttaaaagatttttttggACTTTATAAATCCGAATTAtttaatttctattttaaaaaatgctttaaaatctgatggtatttAATAAGGATTGAGAAAAGTATTTTAAAATCTGGgggtattcaatttagattttaaaacgTCCATTAAAATCTAGTGTTATTCAATTTGGATTCTAAAAAATCCATTAAAATCCGATGATATTTAAAACTCCATggatttttttgtattttataaaattgtagatTTTGACTGATTTGTTAGTGTATTTATGtgtgtattttatattttcagaaattttagTAAAATCCAAGAAATTTTGATGGATTTGTAGAAATGATACTCAAATCAGCAAGACTTTACGAGATCTATTCAACACTTTCGCTAAAATTTGTGTATATTTAAAATCAGTCAAAATCAGCAATAATTATTCAAAATCAGTGGATTGTTATAAatctttaaaatttgaattgaatatatatgttttgtgttatggattaaaaattaGGTCGTATTAATTGCTAGAGTTTGTGAACTTtgagactcgatttgactgctcttctATTTTGTGACTCAATTGCCTTTAACAAGATGCCTATATACCTTGTTGTGTGCCagaatcaagtcaaaaacgtagttttAATTTGTgaggtgagaccccttatataggcatgagATGCATTTGAATTATGTtggggttaggagacttggtgaatAAGTCTCATATTTAGTGTGGACTTTAGAGTCCTATAATGCAGGAAATTGATTCCCTATCCCATGAGATTTCTTGGGGGCAATCTCCAAGAAATTGtgtccttatttggactttaCCTATCAGCTGATTTATCtcatattaattaattacaaaattaattaatattcaggattttggACCCTTTGTAATGGGCTTTATTGTTCACCCAACTCGGGAATAATTAATGTGATATTAATTGCGCGACCAGGGTTTATTTTtctccctatcatttgccccccaacttccgGGAAATCGTAAAAGATCTTAcggaagttaagttcatttattaccttacagggtatcgttttctGCGTAAAGTGTgtagcgacctacacatttacaacgatgTACCTTATTCGTGGCTTCAGGGTATTTTTGAAACTCCCTTATTCCcattttttaggaattttctggtattttccaggaatttttccttattttctggaatttttccttattACTATTTTCGAAAAGAAATCACATACGAACGACCCGGAATCCTGATTGAAATCGACCAGGACTCTGGTCAAAGTATCTTTAAGTCTGTCATCCTAGTCGATTGTGAAATCGACCAGGTCGACTTATCTTTATCTTTGACATTGTGGTTTAACttgaaatcgatcaggattcctgatcgattcgatcaggattctgatcgactTATCTCTATTTTTGACATTGAGGTCTAATtgaatttcgatcaggatttctgATTTCTAATCGATTCCATCAGGATGCTGATCGGCTTATGTTTATTTTTGATACTGAGGTCTAATTgaaattcgatcaggattcctgatcgattcgATCAGGATGCTGATCGACTTATCTTTATTTTTGACACTGAGGTCTAATtgaatatcgatcaggattcctgatcgattcgATCAGTATGTTGATCGACTTATCTCTATTTTTGACACTGAGGTCTAATtgaatatcgatcaggattcctgatcgattcgATTAGGATGTTGATCGACTTATCTCTATTTTTACCACTCTAGTCGAGTAAACATTCGATCAAAGTCACTTTTTACATTCATCAGGACTCTGGTCGAAGTAAGTGATTTTCTACCACTCTAATCGAATAAAACTTCGATCAAGACCAATTTTTATTCGATCAGGACTCTGGTCGAATTAAGTGATTTTATACCACTCTAATCGAATAAAAATTCGATCAAGGCCAACTTTTATTCGATAAGAGCTCTGGTCGATTATGGACCCTTCACATTCCTCCCGACCTTCTAAATTGTCCCAGAAGCGTCCTTTTTAGTGGGCTTTTGTTTATTGGGAAACTATTTCAATGGGCCTTTGTCGATTCAATTCCTTTGATTCTGCTATATAAGTGTGGTGAGGGGTAGAGTTTCTCATTTCACCTTTCACAAATTTCTCTCAAATTTCTCTCTAGTTCCTCTCTTAGGAAGGCGATTTTCGGCGTTATTTGCCACCGTAGCTCCACCACCGTCAACCGTTTTCTGAGTTTCAAGCCTCCTTCCCAAGAACATCAATGGCGGATCGCGACCTTACTAGGCTGACCAAGATGAACACTTCTAAAAGAGGTACCGCTATTCAAATATGCTCTCCTTATACTTCTCTCATAGACATGATTAGTACTAGAGGGGATGAATATCCATCTCTTTCTGATTCAGATTCTTAAAACCGTGGTAATACTTTTCATGAGCTAGATGGTAGGATAGAAGCTTACAACACCATGTAAAAACTCCCTCAAACCTTAGAATTACTCCGCCCGCCCCTGAGGATAGGTACTGTAACTGGGAGGGGGATACTATCTTTATATTTCGAGGAGTCCTAACCGCAGGTCTTAGTTTCCCTTTTCACGAATTCATTCTGCATCTCCTTGCAGATGTGCAAATAAACCCTTGTCAGCTACCCCCTAACGCATGGAGAAAcattatttgttttatggttttaTATCTTAGGAATAAATTTCCTCTTTTAGTCGTTTTTTTTAGAAAGAtattccaattctataatagtgTTTTAACtcaaccgggctgggttttaatacGTCAAAGGCCCAAAATCCCCCATATTTTTATGATAACTCTATTGTTAAGAATAACCCAAAATTGAGAGATGAatttgttaggctgacctgggccgGAGGCGATTGGGCCACTCTTTTTCGTAGGCTCTTTTGTAAAGTAGTCGATGGTAGCCCTTCTAGCATTAGACTAATTTATGAGGAGGAGGTCGCTTATCAAACCCTCATCACAGATAATGGTcaaacagacacctggacccttttagaggagttttccctaaagaaagttggtctctctcggGCCACTGATAAGTAACTTTATCtgttttttcttttatttctctctctttattgCAACttaatatgttagatatatttgataatgtcatggctaatgtgatttatgtttagttttcagatcttacttaaacaggataaatcagtacttactggaagtcaggacttaaggatatcagtacttatattatcaggagataattattagaagatggatatcagaacttaagtactgaaggacgttcagataaggaaggcagctggttaaaggaaagaagatcgagacaaacataagaagagatatgcatgaagaaggaattctatgaagaatagaatatttggaagaaaagatatctgattgatatattttaggaagcaaacttatattccatatcaattagcgattatcttgtaactgtgtaatatataaacacagacatagggtttacactataagtgttatcacaatcaagaagattattcattgtaactctatcagctctcgtgatatttgttcatcactgagagagaacagttccatactgtaacagagtttattgtttcaataaagtttgttttctgttacttgagttattaaagttcgatttgattgtactatacactgtattcaccccctctacaatgtgtgtgtgacctaacaagtggtattagagcctatttgttaacgcacaaacagtttaagatctaaacacaatcatgtctgaaacagaaactccaattaagcccaccaaaactgaagaacctccaaagacacaaattcaaagctgatatgagactatcagagttcccatattgagaccatctgaatatcccatatggaaggtgaggatgaccatgttcctggaagcgacagatccagaatatcttgatagaatcaaggaagggcctcacaaaccaaccaagctcgctgttgcagttgcaggtgaagcagcaaagactgtaccaaaggagaagagtgattacactgctgaagatatcgcatcaattgctaaggatgctaaggtacgacacttactgcatagtgccattgataatgtaatgtcaaacagggtaataaactgcaagactgtaaaggagatatgggatgccttggaaacaagatgtcagggaactgtcttaggtcacacacacactgtagagggggtgaatacagtgtatagtacactcaaatcgaactttaacaacttaagtaacagaaaacaaactttattgaaacaataaactctgttacagtatggaactgttacctctcagtgatgaacaaatatcacgagagctgctagggttacaatgaataatcttctctaataatgataacacttatagtgtaaaccctatatctgtgtttatatactacacagttacaagataatcgctaattgatatggaatataattctgcttcctaaaatatatcaatcagatatcttttcttccaagtattccattcttcacagaattccttcttcatgcatatctcttcttatgtttatcttgatcttctttcctttaatcagctactgtccttatctgattgtccttcagcacttaagttctgatatctatcttctgacgattatctcctgataacatatgtactgatatccttaagtcctgacttccagtataagtactgatcaacagttaagtactgatttatcctgttcaaataagatctgaaagctaaacataaaacatattagccatgacattatcaaatatatctaacaatctcccccaacttgtaaattaacataatatacaagtttaacagatatttgatgatgtcaaaaacattaagtacaaatgcatgagaattagactagataactacaacttacagtccttaaagcttttaccaatttcaacttctgataacaacttcagtctgtataaatatcagaatttaagcagttgtagatcttcgacttggcttcatcattttatgatctctctgatgtcaggagttgttctgagatagttcttcaacaaacatttctcagcatatctgagttcatcaatcattctccttttgacatttttaagctctacagtatcttcaccagtttgaaagattgcagctctgagatcattgatctttgcttttctcaactcctgatctagtcttatgacataagctttgtcagactctagattgaattcaagtcccttaataccaagatatgttctgatctgtgcagtattaggcttcatatcaacaatatcaccattgtgatctctgtactttggaacatatatgctgtcagacttaacagaataaagcct is a window of Apium graveolens cultivar Ventura chromosome 11, ASM990537v1, whole genome shotgun sequence DNA encoding:
- the LOC141697090 gene encoding SAGA-associated factor 29 homolog A-like codes for the protein MASSPDVSGIMDNAKELDRLRKEQEDVLIEINKMHKKLQTTPEVVEKPGDTSLSRLKMLYTQTKDLSESEVSIATQLIGQLDTLQPSGPPGQQRRRVEGNEPKKKRMKIDSEISRVSPSMRNHLDALASLKGEQVAARVRLEDADKDDWFIVKVIHFDRESREFEVLDEEPGDDEDSSGQRKYKLPMSHIIPFPKRNDPTSAQDFPMGRHVLAVYPGTTALYKATVVLARKRKTDDYILEFDDDEEDGSLPQRSVPFHKVVALPEGHGQ